Genomic window (Asterias rubens unplaced genomic scaffold, eAstRub1.3, whole genome shotgun sequence):
TATCGTTGGAACATCACAGCTAGACCACACGGATTAATCTCTCTCAATTTCACCCATTTTGATCTGGATTCAGCACTGATAGATAATCAATGTGACAGCCGATATGCACATATTACAGTTGTTGATGGATCTGGTCTAGAAACTGAAAGGAAACATGTGTATTGCGGTCAAGAAGTACCTGAACAAATAGTGTCATCTTCAAACTTGCTTATTGTGATGTTTATAAGTAGTTATGGATATGGTACAGGGTTCCATGCTGATTTTGCTATGCATAAACTGGGCGATTTTGGGGGTTACCAGTATTCAAAAACAGTGGTGCCTGATCGTGTGTGTGGAGGTGTTTTGACTCAACGGAGAGGTAGTATAAAGTCGCCAAACTACCCTGGAGATTTTGAAACCAGTGTTGATTGCCAATGGATTGTAACAGTAGAAGCTGGACTAACCATCTCCCTCAATTTTACCGATTTCAACTTGGACTCGTTTCCAGTCGACAATTGGTGCAGTGAAAGCTACGCTCATGTGAAAGTAGATGACGGAAGCCATGGGAGTAGTCGTGTGTACTGTGGGCAAGAACTTCCACCACTTTTCATATCGTCGACAAATTCTATAACCATCTCATTTGTTGGTATGTATGGTTCTGGTGGAAAGTTCTTCGCATTCTACGAAGCTATCAAGCAAGATTCAAAGCCCCTCTTAACATCAAGTCCAGATGTTCCATCAACAGAACCAGTGCACCCCTGTGGAGGAAACCTGGAGGACTCAACAGGCGTCATTCAGTCACCAAACTACCCTGGAGATTTTGAAACCAGTGTTGATTGCCAGTGGATTGTAACAGTAGACTCTGGACTAATCATCTCCCTCAATTTCACTGATTTCAACTTGGATTCTTTTCCAGTCGACACCTGGTGCAGTGAGAGCTACGCCCATGTGAAAGTAATTGATGGAAGCCATGGGAGTAGTCATGTGTTCTGCGGCCAAGAGGTTCCACcatattttatctcgacaacaAATACAATAAGCATCTCCTTTGTTAGTATGTTTGGTTACGGTGGAAGGTTCCACGCATTCTACAAAGCTATCAAGCAAGATTCAAAGCACCTCGTAACAGCAATAACAGAACCACAGCACCCCTGTGGAGGAAACCTGGAGGACTCAACAGGCGTCATTCAGTCACCAAACTACCCTGGAAATTTTGAAACCAGTGTTGATTGCCAATGGATTGTAACAGTAGAAGCTGGACTAACCATCTCCCTCAATTTCACTGATTTAAACTTGGACTCTTTTCCAGTCGACAACTGGTGCAGTGAAAGCTACACTCACGTGAAAGTTATAGATGGTATCCATGGGAGTAGTCATGTGTTCTGTGGGCAAGAGGTCCCGCCACTCTTCATCTCATCAACCAACACATTAACAGTAACTTTTGTTAGTATGTACGGATACGGCGGAAGGTTCCATGCAGTTTACACAGCTCTTCTGCAAGACCGAATCAAGCCAACGGAATCAGTGTGCGGAGGGAATTTCAACAAGACAAGAGGTGTCATTCAGTTGCCAGACCACTTGGAAGGAGAGTTTGAAATGGGTTTGCGCTGCCAGTGGAACATTACAGTGGACATCACTGAGGTCATCTCCTTTATTTTCACCGAGTTCAACTTAGATTCTCTCCCCATTGACGACAAATGTAACGAGGGTTATGCCCATGTTAAGGTAGTGGAAGGCTCGGGAAAGAGCAACATCTACTGTGGACAAGAGATACCTCTGTCATTCATCACCACCACAAATACGCTTCTTGTTGTTTTTGATAGTTCATATGGATACAGCGATCGCTTTCGAGCAGTTTATCGTGCTTACCAAGTGTATGATAGTGGCTCAGGAGACCCTAAGCTGGGTATTGAGCCTTCCTCTATGTCAGTAACCGAACCTTTGTGCGGGGGATCGTTCAACCAGCCAAGTGGTAGCATTCAGCTACCGGAGCAGACCAGCGATAACTGCAGGTGGAACATAACGGTTGAATCTGGATGGATTATTCTCCTAACTTTCACAACGTTCGATATTGATTCCTACACGGTGGACGGACAGTGTGACGAGAACTACGCTCATGTCAAAGTGACGGATCAGCAGTCGTCGAACATTTTCTGTGGCCAAAATGTCCCGCCTCAAGTCACTTCCAGATCGAGAACACTGATTGTGGACTATGTTGGGGTGTATGGTTATGGGGAAGGTTTTGAGGCATCTTACGTCATACGAGATGCTGATTTTGCGACGCTTGAGGCCAGCCAAGTTACAGATGCTGTTTCTTCCCCATCCGCATCGACCCAGGCACAAATACTAACTGATGAGACTTTGTATCAGTGTGGTGAAGACCTCAATCTACCATATGGGACAATTCAATCTCCTTCCTACTTGGGTGACCAAGCCACTGGTGGGAGAACTTGCAGATGGACCATCACAGTGGGAGACAACTTACTGATTCAGCTTGCCTTTACAGACTTTAATCTAGATTCAATGGCCATAAACGGTGAGTGTGACCAACGGTACGACTATCTCAAAATAGTAGACGGCGAGACACAAGTTGGCAGCTCTGAGTTTGTTTATTGTGGTCAGGATATCCCAAACATTTACGTGTCGTCATCCAACGATCTGATTGTAATTTTCTACACCAGTTATGGATACAGTGGTGGTTTCACTGCCGAATACAAAGTCGTTGAGCCGGACAAGATCCTACCTAATACGTTCTCACCTTCCACATCCAAGTCAACACAGGCACATCTAACTGATGAGTCTTCGTATAAGTGTGGAGGAGACCTCAACCTACCATATGGGACAATTCAATCTCCTTCCTACTCTGGTGACCAAGCCACTGGTGGCAGAACTTGCAGATGGACCATCACAGTGGGAGACAACTTGCTAATTCAGCTTGCCTTTACAGACTTTAATCTAGATTCAATGTCCATAAACGGCGAGTGTGACCAACGGTACGACTATCTCAAGATAGTAGACGGCGAGACTAAGGAGTTTTTATATTGCGGCCAGGATATCCCAAACATTTACGTGTCGTCATCCAACTATCTGATTGTAATCTTCTACACCAGTTATGGATACAGTGGCGGTTTCACTGCCGAATACTCAGTCATGGAGCCAGACAGCATATTAACCAATACCTTATCACCTTCGACATCCAAGTTGCCATCGGCTGTTGAACCTCATGAGTGTGGTGGAGATATTTCAACACCTACCGGGGAAATCAAATCTCCAAACCCTGGTGATTACACCACTGGTGTTAACTGCGTATGGAAAATCACTTTGGATGCTAGCTCAAAGGTTGTACTGAGGTTCACGGTTTTCAATGTAGATTCTATGCCTGTTGATAATGAATGTGACACAAGATACGCTCATGTACTTGTAGTTGATGGCAGCAGTGAAGAGACAAGTCCAAAACATGTCTACTGTGGTCAAGATCTTCCAGAGGACTTTGTGTCAACCAGTAATTCATTAATCATCGCTTTCATCAGTCAATATGGCTATGGGGGAAGATTCAAAGCAGGTTACTCTCCACTCGAATTGGAAGACGACTACCTCATACTCCTTCCGTCAACTTCAATTCCATCCATTCTAGGCTGTGGTGGTATTCTGGACTCTCCTGATGGTGTAATACAATCCCCAGATTTATCCACAATGGAAAGGACTCAAAGCATAAACTGCAAATGGTACATAGAGCTGCAGGAGGCTGGCACCATCACCATTGTCTTTGAATACTTTGACTTGGATTCTGTTTTATTTGAGAACGGATGTGAGGAGATGTATGCCAACTTAAAGATCATCGACACAAGTACCGGTGTGTCTCAGGTGTACTGTGGTCAGGAAGTACCCCCAAGCTTTGTAGCATCAACTAATGAACTGTTGATCGTCTTCAGTGGATTGTATGGGTTTAGTCGAGGCTTCCGTGCAGAGTATCACTCTACTCAACCTCTTCTAAGTGTTGACCCAACAACTGTTTCTGTTTTACCAACATCTGTTTCAGCTGTAGAAAGCCAGCTTCCAGCCTGCGGCAGTATTCTAAGAGAAGACTATGCTGAATTTTCAACCCCAGGCTATCCTAACTTGtaccctttcaataccatttGCTCATGGCATATCTTTGTCGATAGCACGCACTTCATCGCCCTCAAGTTTCTTGACTTTGATATTGACAATCCCATGGTGCAACCGGATTGCTCTATTCACTACTCATACGTCAGAGTCAGCTACCAAGGAGAAAGCGGCATCCAGGAAACCCATCTCCTCTGTGGAAGTGAACTGCCTGAAATATTGAAAATGAGAACGCATTCGGCGGTGGTGTATTTCAAAAGTAACCTTGGTATGGGACAAGGTTTTAAAGCTTCATATCAAGCATACAGTCAATCCAGCAGTGATGTTTGGGCAACCGCAATACCACCTGCTACTGTAAGTGTTATATCCCCCTTGGTCTTAATTGCACAATCTGGACAGATTCTCTCACCAAACTACCCAGTGCAGTTCCCGCACAATGTGGACAAACTATGGATCATCAGACCAGCTCGTCAGACATTCATCACTCTCATCTTTGAAGATATCGACTTTGATGCAATAACTGGTGAGAGCGGACAATGCAATACATTGTACACCAATGTGGCCCTCACTACCTTCAACATCGACAGAGGATACTCAGAATTTCTCATCTGCTCAAATCAAATGACGACCGCTGTGTATTCGTACGGTGAGCTTAAACTGGCGTTCCATAGCACCTATGGCATTGGTCGTGGATTTAGAGCAACATACTCGTCTGACATTCGTTTTGGAGATTTTGGGTTTGTCACCGAAGAACCAGATACACCAACACCTATACAAAGCCAATCTACCTATAAGGAATATGTCATGAATACCCGGAATCCCATAGTGGAGATCACAGATGGGTGCCTGTATACCCTGACACAAAGCAGAGGTCACTTTTCGTCGCCAGACTACCCCAGTATGTATCCACAGGAGGTAGTGTGTCAGTGGATCATGCTTGCTCCTAGTGGTTGGCTTGTACGTCTGGACTTCTCCCAATTCCTACTGGACTCTGACGACTCTCCTCCTTGTGATACTAAATACTCCCACCTTGTCATCACCACTTCTGACGCCTATGGTGGGAGAGACTACACTTACTGTGGTCAACAGCTACCGCCCAGAATCATCTCTCCAACTAACAGGTTGGTTGTGACTTTCAGAAGCATGTTTGGTATAGACTTTGGATTTGTTGCGGCCTATCAATTCATCAGTGCGGAGACATATCAAGGATCTTTCGGCCCAGTTTTCATTGACAGAGACGGAAATACAGGTCATGGGTCAGATGCTGAGAAAACAACATCACCCATGAGCTCTCAGGAAGAGGACAGTGCTGCTCGGGTTACTGAAGGCAGTCTTATTGGTGATACTCCTTGTGAACGAGTTTTCAGTAATCCTGAAGGAGTCATCCGCTCGCCGTACTTCCCTCAGGGTATGCCTCAAGGAGAAGAATGTACATGGACCATCACTGTACCAGGAGAGAAAGGAATTCATCTGTCTTTCCTGGACTTTTACCTGGATGACTACGAGGTTGACACATCCACTTGTTCTGAAGATTCTGCCTCGGTTAGTGTTTTAATGGATGGCAGTCTCTATGAGTTTTGCGGGAACGTCCCACCGTCTCCTCTCATCTCAACTGGAAACTCTATCATCGTCGAGCTTAAGACAATGTCAGGAAATGGTCCAGGCTTCAGGATGCACTTCATCGATGCCAGCCTAGTGTCTGCCGACTCGGTAACATCCCATAAGACTGGAGACATCACGGAATCAGGTACTTCAGGAGTAGACTTCCGATTTCTTGGAGACGATGGCATGACTGTCCCGCCCAATGGTGACAAGAGGGATTTCACGCAACCTGATAGGGAGCGGGTCAACGTGCCAGTTCCGCAGTCAGATGACCCTTCAGCCATAACTGCTTCAACTCCGGTGTCAGGTGTGGAAGATGAGGTGGGGTCGACGGGTACCATCAACACGACGACCGTCAACAAGGACAACATGGAAACCTTGTCAGGGTATACCTCAGTAGCTAAGACAACTGGCACTGCAAGTACAGCTGATGCAGGAGGTAAATTTTCATCTCTCATTTATTTGTAGTttatactttctgcgaatgctacagcaaaacaaatgtttacgccacagccctgtttttgctgtgaatgttttgcaggagttgagcacattttcACTGATGCGAAtaatttgttgcgaatttgtgatgtcaaagtTCGTATGGCCtttgcattcgcagaaagtatgaacctggcttaacTAGCGTCATACTTCGAAGAGGGCCTGGTTATTGCCAGAGTGCCTCTTTAAATCCTCTGCATAATAGGACTATCAGTCTCTCTCTACAAGGCGCTATTTACCCCCAAAAAGGCAGGCGTGATAGTCTCCCTACTCTAGTCTGATATCAGATTTGTTTGCccatgggaaaaaaacaaacaaatttgtggttGAATAGAATGAAAAGTTCATTGAAGCCTGCACCATATTTTCCAAAGTTTCTGTCTTAAAAGATGTATTTGAATGATGAAACACAAGCAAATGTCAGCTTTGGAGCTGAGAGTGGGAAAACTTGCAAGGTGCAGGAATTACTAAGGTTGGTGATGCAATAACTCTAATTGAATAGGCTGCAATATGTGTtcattataacaataatattagaGGTCCTATAATTTCTCTTGTAAGGTAGCATTGAATCAAACTTTCATGCGTAAGTTAGATTTGGATAATGTCTGAGACAATGATTTGCTTTACTCATATGTTCCcacttgaatttgaatttgtgcCATACACATGTATTTGCAAGTTTCCAGTCttaagcaaaagcttgccccgaatcatcTGACATGAAAACTGCCTCTGCTTAGTCTGATGTATTCTGAATTCAAACTTAGGTAGTGAATTGTGACTAAGCAGATCATTTTGCCAGACACGATTCAAATCTCACTCACAAATGGCTGATTAACCCACCCATTATACGGaccaaacagggcccaatttcatgactatATTACCGTGAGCACAGAAttggcacttacggaagcagggaattatgtgcttacggcaagcgtatttcatgggttatggcaaattttggcttctgcgcgtgcgtactcaacgttactgcgcgaaattcggcacttgcacgtaagcggggaatcgtgatcgtaagcgcagaattcagcggtaagtagagctatgaacttgggccctggtcCATCACTATGTTAAGTgcgtaatattttttcaaaagctctttgtgtgtgtgttttgccCACTCAGATGTACTGACCAGCCACCAGCTTCGCGTCACAGCGATTGTCTGCGGCAGTGTGTCCTTCATTCTTTTCTTTCTACTCATCCTCCTCACTACCATCTGCATATACAAGAGACGTAGGCGTCACTCCAGCAAAACTGTCAACATGGGACAATCAGAGAAGAACTACTGGCAGAACTACAAGTCCTGGGCCCGGGAGTACACCGGCGGTCCGAACAAGCTAGAGGTGGCTGATGAGGAGGGGGTGGAAGCAGTACCAATTCCAGAACAGGAGAGGTTGGTTTGATGGTGACTGTTCTCAGGCACTCTTGGCTGCAGTagctaatttcatggctctgcttagcacCGAATTATGCACTTATGATCACCGCTCTCCACTTACTGCgcaagcgccaaatttatgtgctagctgtgtaagcaaagaatgcacACGCACAAGCAACAATTTCCTGCTTACGCATGAAATTTGCTTGATGTTagtgcggaattccctgctaTTGTAAGTGCTGATTCTTTGATCAATCCTCTGTTCAGGGTGGTGACTTTCATTAGGCAGTTCTAACCAATTTTTTGGCGACTTTGCTCCAATGTCATGTTAAGTTTTTTGATGCACTCGTTTTCCAAAAGATGGAAAAAGTTACAAGTACCTTTACCTCATGTAATTGTGTAAAATATCATTTCATTTGATACTCTTTACATCATGATGTCatcagatttcacaaagaaatggGTCTGTTATTCCAAAGAGGAAATTGTTCGCACCctgtcaaaaggtcaaattcaatctCTGTCTATAAACTCTACCAATTGGAAAAGTGAGTGTGCCACAAAGCTAAATTTGACATTTGAGCCTTTTTTAAGATTGGAATGCCTGACCCAGTGACAAGCAATTGGCATTTGGGCCTACAACCCtcagtccttctgaatcctttGTTACAGCAAAGTGAAATGAGAAgggttcagggcccaatttcatagagctgcttagcattaaaatttgcttagcatgaaatttcttccttgataaaaacaggattaccaacaaaatttccaccaGATTTTCAggaaagcaaacaacagctgaataccagtaacaagcaatatgcatgaatggatatttggttggtaatcctgtttttatcaaggaagaaattttatgctaagcaaatttttgtgcttagcagctctatgaaattgggcccaggagggttagggttaaggtaATGAATTATTCTTTCAATAGCGATAGGTGAATTTTGAATGTAAAAGCAAGAGATAAGAAACTGAATGTGCTGTAAAGGGTTGGGAAAATAATAGTTTCCTTTGGTGGACTAAAATTTCTCTGGCAAAAATtataacaatgggagacttttgaacgccaGGTGGCAGCATACCTAACAGGTTaatttccatagaccttttcgcaaatggccattgcgcaagcgctaacgattgtatgaggtgcatgctggtctagctatttttctcggtaatgtgcgcatggtCAAAACTAAAACAGAAGACCTTATCGCAACTAGTGGTACGCGCACATTAggtgtggaatgaggtgcatagaccagcatgcacctcattccacaccTAATGTGCGCGTACCGAGTAGTTGCGATAAGGTCTTCTGTTTTAGAGAAAATTGATTTGACCTTGTACGTCTGCTTCCACCAAGCATCCCGAAAGTAACCCGTTATACTGTGGGCTCATTTCTATCTGGCAGAATGTTtaatagatgggttgcaatacgcgtcgttgaccgccatatttgatgtattttacacgTGAAAAGTGCACGCCTGTACGCGCTGCGCATGACTATCGTGCAATTTTCAcgtgtaaaatacatcaaatatggcagtcaatgacgcgtattgcaacccatctattaCTATACTGGTATCATTTAAAAACTATGGTTGTAAATTGCGCTAAAGTACTATaagtatttcataacaaaaaggTGATCTTTAAGATCACCTTTATAAATGATCCATTTCGAAGTGAGACAAACTCTGCTACcaaagtgttttgtttattttgctttctacaatgcaataaattgtaaatttatttatttatgtgcaGTTAAAAGGTTGTGAAGAGAAATTTATAGACTTTATTTAAGAATAAGATTGAGATGAAAAGATAAGATTGCTTTCAAGAATTCATAAtaattttcaatttgtatttccaagagagaaataataatattctttataatATTCAGAATAATAGTCTCTATATTATAGCGACTGCAGTTTGGATTTGTCTCATaaaatttgttgtcaaagttACACCATAAAAGGtttaaaaccattaaaaaacTTTACAGGCATtgcacattattggtaattattataaaataattgtaagaaaaaaacttagaaacaaacaatggagagctgatgacagtataaaacattgtgagaaaaggctccctcggaagtaaggtagtttatgagaaagaggatatttctcactcaaatattaaaagactttatggattaggcatctgaaagcacacactttttTGTGACAAAGggtgattttctttcattactgtcttgcaacttcaatatcaaatcaagtcaaaatgtactcaggtttgttacttgatgcatatgttgggacacacttagtgagaatacttgtctttgacaattaccaaaggtgtccagtgcctttaagagatttAAAGATTTGGCTTCAGCTGATAGAGTTTGTTGTAAACAATACACCATGctgtgtgtgctttctgatacCAGTAACCTTGGTGAGAATGAGTCGAAAGCGAAGGCACTTAACCAAACAATTTCACTTTGTGGAAACCCCCCTCACCTCtctggttaaagccattggacaatttcggtacagaatttttttttaaagcttacagggtttactgaaggtaatggttaaagacttctcttgaaatattaatccatgaaatggCAAAAATGTGCGGAatcaagggtgggttttcccattattttctctcgactccgatgactgattgagcctaaattttcacaggtttgctattttgtatagaagttgtgatacacgaagtgtgggtcttggacaatactgtttaccgaaagtgtccaatggctttaagccacaGCTTGGAGGAATAGAACATTAATTTGAGAGTTATGTAGTTAAATTTGAAGACAAATTAGAataaggacctatggtataaacgcaaaaaagtagttaatgttctgacatttcgaccctagcagagtctttctcgacccaagaagagtctttctctttctttttagcctctgagaaagactctgctagggtcgaaatgttcAGCCATTTGAGAACTATTTTTTTGTAGttaaatttgtgtacttttgttCAGTCATTCAGGAAAGAATAtataaaaatcaaatgaattaatgatgtacagaaaaaataacagagtaaattaaaatatttctgaaaagatattttgttacattgttttataaaggAAGGAGTTTCAGTTGAATAAATAATTCTCTGTGAAATTATCCACTTTGAAAGCCAGTTGAGTTCTTTGCAGTTATGTAGACAATGGTTAGAGAATTAAAGGGCCACACCACCACATGTTCATGTCCTACAAGTGTTACTCACTGATTAATGTTTTGGTCTGGAGGGGGGTCAGGGGTTGACGCTGTAATTAGCCATGCAAAAAGAACCTTTGCCCTCTCTcttttagcccccccccccaacatggTTAGAGAATTAAAGGGCCCACACCACAAGTAAAATACTGTATGCAGAGGGAAGCGTACCATGAGAGCCGATGTTCATGCCCTTCCAGTGTTACTCGCTGATGAATATTTTGGTCTGGAGGGGGTCAGGGGTTGAAGCTATAAGCCAGGAGCCCCCACTAAGAACTTTTGCACCCCCACCCCTTGCCCtcatactaataataataatgcatttataatgtgcGACCTATCTAGTGAACAAGATCTGAGGCACagaaccccccaaaaaacattaataacaaaagagaaacaattataggACACAATGACaatttatacaatgaataatccaAGTCTAATAAATAATCCAAGTGTATGTTGAGTAAAATAAATAggttttcagcaagtttttacccccccccctcttgctCACCCCAAATGACAGAAAGTTATGAAATAAGGCTTTTATTATATAAGCCTGaaggccccccccccatgcTCAGAACCCTTTGCCCCTCCCCCTGCAACGAGGGGGGGGTGGCTCAAtctaataaaaacatttatttgtttttgtattttactttgcctgagggagggggggggcataGAGAGGTGGAAACGgcttccgggggggggggggggatgacaTCCCATTCCCCCTAGTTATGCCATTCACATAACCGCTATGCCctaagtaccccccccccccccccacccccacggTCCCCCCCGCCCCGCCCGCCTCCCTCAATCCGCTTTAGTTTTGCCAGAAGTTTTTTACTTGCCCATTGCAACTTTATTCGAAAAAAATAAGTGTAAGTTATTAGATTTTAGTTTTAGGAAGGACTGATCGAGACAGTGGATAGTGTTTGGCAATCAAATAAACGTCAAATCAATACTTTTTCACCATAATTTAGGGGGAAATAATTACCGAAGCCACATCTCCCATGctgaaacattttgtaatttaaatgCCCCAGCagcgaacagcgccctcagtgTCTCGTGACGGCCCCGCGTTCTCTCCGGCAGCGTGGCCGAACTGGTAGAAGAAGAACGGCCAAATGGCTCTGAAAAAAATGCCTGAAAATCACTTAAATTGGACCCAATTTGTTGCGACAAGTACACATTTCAAAAGGGTA
Coding sequences:
- the LOC117305762 gene encoding cubilin-like isoform X1 is translated as MWTKILTFCVVLLLYGGRVRGSEDGTPGDQTRALQFLRNVLSKDSQQSQIFKKLALGRSRRDAEKECGGTVQVEVGSFQSPGFPRGYAQDLLCVWTIQAPASKQVLLRFMSFDVKGGSRGVCNPGEDYVMMRDGSRTGKNLGIFCNALMSESPLPSAILSVTNEVWIIFHTNRRDEGKGFLLSIQAVTSVKFSDYIADQITFEPSTEAESSSAGRPSTEVIETTKAPTTLLRRLSVNPATTFPFTQESDQLTIAPGDKFSFESVAIGNPQLGTSFFGNSMGSFVGYTNPPPSDTPTTVTDLITHPDLTQTLPKDTTDSRSQPQSTSQLQTVSSTDGVTSHHELQTGQPIMQSKEQSTVLTKSFGVTNKQQEATETELLPVAQTELKFLTGTEQIYLLQSDEESVSLPDLQQATGVTLLPVTEPEQYTVTQVRDVSDAKQPSVSNTDSVTKSWQQFVTQIEELPVTEVKQEPLTKPDELQPSTRSLPTEQETITLTKQLLSTSNLIPTTQPGPQIVTQTGELTNLNGLQELTSSWQQIISQTVKLQTHAKQQPVTKSNGPQLVTMLLKEITVPTIQPSVSEIDNQEPGIQTGKQVGTESYKTQSLTMAKTDVQQPVTPAEQLLTEIYELQPVTMRRQQSDSPTGPLDPLTDKPQYLTEPDESWIRTEQDIATQTDAGDIGTQQPTEMFTYQEQGSTAEYQPISTTEVIVSNEPKETISQQHLPSSAKSASTTEQHLDVKTQWQALTTEQRRPTTDPEADRQVTVPPSVPPTLPPPPPSLPPLLPTLPRLTPLLPSPPPPFSFPDITPEPGFPSKEFDHPLTQSLSQVFNTLVNVNLHDRKSIIQACQNLNETMNETLESFKSLPRLVQGLEYTKSLLTASLPVEMLSVNFSGDAALDNPQLFQFLLIQSLEDGVSEIITQASQFLNYTIQNVSRIQSDIPEASCIRGYSQQLLNALQRDTSITGSLALVNEVFNDLFGVNITKKLPPRVDDYQPDLAPDEEPWDFNQVITNPSGELQSPNYPDAYPMGVRYRWNITARPHGLISLNFTHFDLDSALIDNQCDSRYAHITVVDGSGLETERKHVYCGQEVPEQIVSSSNLLIVMFISSYGYGTGFHADFAMHKLGDFGGYQYSKTVVPDRVCGGVLTQRRGSIKSPNYPGDFETSVDCQWIVTVEAGLTISLNFTDFNLDSFPVDNWCSESYAHVKVDDGSHGSSRVYCGQELPPLFISSTNSITISFVGMYGSGGKFFAFYEAIKQDSKPLLTSSPDVPSTEPVHPCGGNLEDSTGVIQSPNYPGDFETSVDCQWIVTVDSGLIISLNFTDFNLDSFPVDTWCSESYAHVKVIDGSHGSSHVFCGQEVPPYFISTTNTISISFVSMFGYGGRFHAFYKAIKQDSKHLVTAITEPQHPCGGNLEDSTGVIQSPNYPGNFETSVDCQWIVTVEAGLTISLNFTDLNLDSFPVDNWCSESYTHVKVIDGIHGSSHVFCGQEVPPLFISSTNTLTVTFVSMYGYGGRFHAVYTALLQDRIKPTESVCGGNFNKTRGVIQLPDHLEGEFEMGLRCQWNITVDITEVISFIFTEFNLDSLPIDDKCNEGYAHVKVVEGSGKSNIYCGQEIPLSFITTTNTLLVVFDSSYGYSDRFRAVYRAYQVYDSGSGDPKLGIEPSSMSVTEPLCGGSFNQPSGSIQLPEQTSDNCRWNITVESGWIILLTFTTFDIDSYTVDGQCDENYAHVKVTDQQSSNIFCGQNVPPQVTSRSRTLIVDYVGVYGYGEGFEASYVIRDADFATLEASQVTDAVSSPSASTQAQILTDETLYQCGEDLNLPYGTIQSPSYLGDQATGGRTCRWTITVGDNLLIQLAFTDFNLDSMAINGECDQRYDYLKIVDGETQVGSSEFVYCGQDIPNIYVSSSNDLIVIFYTSYGYSGGFTAEYKVVEPDKILPNTFSPSTSKSTQAHLTDESSYKCGGDLNLPYGTIQSPSYSGDQATGGRTCRWTITVGDNLLIQLAFTDFNLDSMSINGECDQRYDYLKIVDGETKEFLYCGQDIPNIYVSSSNYLIVIFYTSYGYSGGFTAEYSVMEPDSILTNTLSPSTSKLPSAVEPHECGGDISTPTGEIKSPNPGDYTTGVNCVWKITLDASSKVVLRFTVFNVDSMPVDNECDTRYAHVLVVDGSSEETSPKHVYCGQDLPEDFVSTSNSLIIAFISQYGYGGRFKAGYSPLELEDDYLILLPSTSIPSILGCGGILDSPDGVIQSPDLSTMERTQSINCKWYIELQEAGTITIVFEYFDLDSVLFENGCEEMYANLKIIDTSTGVSQVYCGQEVPPSFVASTNELLIVFSGLYGFSRGFRAEYHSTQPLLSVDPTTVSVLPTSVSAVESQLPACGSILREDYAEFSTPGYPNLYPFNTICSWHIFVDSTHFIALKFLDFDIDNPMVQPDCSIHYSYVRVSYQGESGIQETHLLCGSELPEILKMRTHSAVVYFKSNLGMGQGFKASYQAYSQSSSDVWATAIPPATVSVISPLVLIAQSGQILSPNYPVQFPHNVDKLWIIRPARQTFITLIFEDIDFDAITGESGQCNTLYTNVALTTFNIDRGYSEFLICSNQMTTAVYSYGELKLAFHSTYGIGRGFRATYSSDIRFGDFGFVTEEPDTPTPIQSQSTYKEYVMNTRNPIVEITDGCLYTLTQSRGHFSSPDYPSMYPQEVVCQWIMLAPSGWLVRLDFSQFLLDSDDSPPCDTKYSHLVITTSDAYGGRDYTYCGQQLPPRIISPTNRLVVTFRSMFGIDFGFVAAYQFISAETYQGSFGPVFIDRDGNTGHGSDAEKTTSPMSSQEEDSAARVTEGSLIGDTPCERVFSNPEGVIRSPYFPQGMPQGEECTWTITVPGEKGIHLSFLDFYLDDYEVDTSTCSEDSASVSVLMDGSLYEFCGNVPPSPLISTGNSIIVELKTMSGNGPGFRMHFIDASLVSADSVTSHKTGDITESGTSGVDFRFLGDDGMTVPPNGDKRDFTQPDRERVNVPVPQSDDPSAITASTPVSGVEDEVGSTGTINTTTVNKDNMETLSGYTSVAKTTGTASTADAGDVLTSHQLRVTAIVCGSVSFILFFLLILLTTICIYKRRRRHSSKTVNMGQSEKNYWQNYKSWAREYTGGPNKLEVADEEGVEAVPIPEQERLV